The following are from one region of the Pseudorasbora parva isolate DD20220531a chromosome 12, ASM2467924v1, whole genome shotgun sequence genome:
- the LOC137093398 gene encoding neurofilament heavy polypeptide-like, translating into MSLQTKSGRRAVLQDNSWIRRNADEDEPVDHDPNFGKLVLGQQKVVDDVSSVRKPVEAEKPAVNSGTSFSSLSKSGASSGPPAAPKPPVPVKNPGLKTSRNASGFTARVFSGANTSSKTAVSPLSLPAVKTSGSPLSPPNPPAVKSSGSPLSPPAVKTSGSPLSPPNPPAVKSSGSPLSPPNPPAVKSSGSPLSPPAVKTSGSPLSPPNPPAVKSSGSPLSPPNPPAVKSSGSPLSPPAVKSSGSPPNPPAVKSPGSPPSPPAVKSSGSPLSPPAVKSSGSPQSPPAVKSPIRSESVSVSTLLSKSSTPSVSQ; encoded by the exons ATGAGCTTACAGACCAAATCCG GGAGGAGAGCCGTCTTACAAGACAACAGCTGGATCAGACGAAACGCAGATGAGGATGAACCTGTCga TCATGACCCCAACTTCGGTAAACTGGTCCTGGGTCAGCAGAAGGTGGTTGATGATGTCAGCAG cgtcCGCAAGCCAGTGGAGGCCGAAAAACCTGCGGTGAACTCTGGGACGTCCTTCAGCTCCTTAAGCAAGAG CGGCGCGAGCTCCGGCCCTCCAGCGGCCCCCAAACCTCCGGTGCCTGTCAA GAATCCAGGGCTCAAGACGAGCCGCAACGCATCCGGCTTCACGGCGCGTGTGTTCTCTGGCGCAAACACGAGCAGCAAAAC CGCTGTGAGTCCACTGAGTCTGCCGGCTGTgaagacttctggaagtccacTGAGTCCACCGAATCCACCGGCTGTGAAGAGTTCTGGAAGTCCTCTGAGTCCACCGGCTGTgaagacttctggaagtccacTGAGTCCACCGAATCCACCGGCTGTGAAGAGTTCTGGAAGTCCACTGAGTCCACCGAATCCACCAGCTGTGAAGAGTTCTGGAAGTCCTCTGAGTCCACCGGCTGTgaagacttctggaagtccacTGAGTCCACCGAATCCA CCGGCTGTGAAGAGTTCTGGAAGTCCACTGAGTCCACCGAATCCACCAGCTGTGAAGAGTTCTGGAAGTCCACTGAGTCCGCCGGCTGTGAAGAGTTCTGGAAGTCCACCGAATCCGCCGGCTGTGAAGAGTCCTGGAAGTCCACCGAGTCCACCGGCTGTGAAGAGTTCTGGAAGTCCACTGAGTCCACCGGCTGTGAAGAGTTCTGGAAGTCCACAGAGTCCACCGGCTGTGAAGAGCCCGATCCG GAGTGAAAGCGTGTCCGTCTCTACTCTGCTGTCCAAGTCCTCGACGCCGTCTGTGTCTCAGTAA